The Amycolatopsis umgeniensis DNA segment CACCACGCTGCCGCGCTCTTTGCGGTGCGGTGTGAGGTGGACGCGGGGATCGCCGGTCGCGGGTGCCGCGACGAGCTGGTCGAGCGCGACCCGGTAGGCGTGCGCGAGCGGGATGAGCAGGTCGAGGGTGGGGCGGCGTTTCCCGGTCTCGAGGCGCGAGAGCGTGCTGATCGACAGGCCGGTTTCCTCGGCGAGTGACTGGAGCGTGCGCTCGCGGTCACGCCGCAGCCGCTGCAGCCGGGGGCCGATGCCGTCGAGGATCTCGTCCACGTTCATGCCCCCATTTTGCGGTCATCGCAAAAATCCTGGCCGGTGGGCCGGCGAGGGACACACGATGGCGTGCCCGAGAACAGGCTCACCAGTGAGGAAACCGAGCGCCATGACCACGATCTCTTCGCCGCCACCCGCCACATTGAGTACCCGCCGCCGATGGACCGTGCTCGCGGTGTGCGCGGCGGCGATGTTCCTCATCGGCCTGGACACCACGATCGTGAATGTCGCGTTGCCGCGGATCGGGAGCGGCCTGCGGACCGGCACCCGTGGCCTGCAGTGGGTGATCGACGCCTACACGATCGTTTTCGCGAGCCTGCTCATCACCTCGGGCGCTCTCGCCGACCGGTTCGGACGCCGACGTGTATTCCAGATCGGCCTGGTGACCTTCGGGATCGCGTCCGTCCTGTGCGCCGCCGCGTCGTCGCCGGAACTTCTGATCGCGGCCAGAGCGCTGCAAGGGATCGGTGCGTCGATGCTGGGGCCGGTCGCGCTGGGGATCGTCGTGAACGCCATGACGGATCCGGGGGAGCGGGCCAAGGCGATCGGGATCTGGGCGGCGGTGTTCGGGCTGAGCATGGCGGCGGGACCGACTGTGGGCGGCGCGCTGCTGGAAGTACTCGATTGGCGCGCGGTGTTCTGGATCAACGCGCCCGTCGTCGCGACCGCCGTCGTACTGGTCGCTCTCGTCGTGCCGGAGTCGCGCAGCCCTCACCCTCGGCCGCTCGACCTGCCCGGTCAGTTCCTGCTCATCGTCTTGATCGGACTGGCCGTCGGAACGCTGATCGAGGCTCCGCGACTGGGTTGGGCGGAGGTGGGCGCGCTCTGTCTTCTGCTGGTGGTCACGGCGGTCGTTTTCGTCCGGGTGGAGTCACGCCGGAGTGCACCGCTGATCGATCCCGCGCTCTTCCGGACCCCGGCGTTCACCGGCTCGGTACTGGGCGCGGTCGTGGTGTTCGTCGCCCTGAGCACGACCCTGCTGCTGACGACGTTCTCCCTGCAGAACGCGCGGGGGTGGAGCCCCTTCGAAGCGGGTGCGGCGGTCCTGCCGTTGGCGGTCGGCGCCACCGTGTTCGCGCCGCTGTCCGGGATCCTCGTCGCGCGCACGGGGGCCCGCATGCCGCTGCTGTTCGCCGGTGTCCTCCTTGGTGCCGGCGGTGCCTGCCTGTTCTTCTTGAGCGAGAACACCGGCCTCGCCGGACTTCTCCTGGCCTACCTGCTCGTCGGTTCGGGCGTCGGGTTCGCGAACGCGCCCCTCACGAACATCGCCGTGAGCAGCCTGCCCCCGGAACGGGCCGGCGTCGCGGGAGGGACCACCTCGACCGCCCGTCAGGTCGGGGTGTCGATGGGCATAGCCGTCGCCGGTGGGCTGATCGCCGACGTCGCCCCGGCCGGGCTCGCCGCGGCGGCACGCCCCGGCTGGATGATCGTCGCGCTCTGCGGTGTCGCACTGATCGGCGTCGCGACGGTCGTCACGAGACGGCGATGAGGTTCGTCCGTCCGCTCGAAGCGGGCGGATGCCGCCGGACCGCCTGTGGTCAGGTGTCCTAACGCGGCTGGGGTGGTGGGACGCGGCGACCCAATTCCGGGTAGGTGAGTACGAAGCCGTGCTCATCGACTTCGAGTTCGCCTTCGAAGGCGCGGTGTGCGCCGATGTAGCGAACCAGCCCGGCCCCGTCTGCCGGTGCCCGTAGATGCTCGTAGCGCTGCCGGGAGGGGTGCACGCTCAGGTCGGGCACCGATACCCAGGCCATCAGGAAGTCGACTGCGCCGGGTTTCTTGTGGAGGTCGTGACGACGCAGCGGCATGACGTTGGTGAGCGGGGAACGTCCCAGGTCGCAGTCGAGAGCTCCCGTGACGGCTGCGGGGTCGCCGCCCGGATCCGGGAGATCCACCGTGCCCTGGTGCTCGGCGCCGATGGTCCATGTACCGTCGGGCAGGCGGGCGAGGTTCAGCTGACGGCTCCAGTTCTCCCCACGTGCGGTCACTTCGAGCCTGTCGGTCACGAAACCCTCGCCGACGGACAGCGAGTAGTCGAGACGGTAGGACAGCGGTGCCACGCCGATCTGAGTACCGGTCGCTGTCAGCGCGGTGTCCGACCATTCGACCTCGCTGACCTCCGCCCGCCACGAGTCCGCCCCGGTCCAGAACAGCATCCGCTTCATCCTGCTCATCATGCCAACACCGCGGACCGGGTGCAGGCGGCCGTCTTCTGTCAGGACCTGCTCACGCGGGCGTTTCCCAGGCGAATCCGTCGGGGTCGGTGAACGTTCCCGCGTCGCCGTGGAGCACCAGCCGGTGCGATCCGCTGCCGTCAGCGGGGATTCCGGCGACCTTGGCGAGCGCGCCACGCTTGGTGAGGCTGAGCCCCACTGGCCCCGTGCCGAACTCGACGTACTTGCGGCCGTAACTCTTGGCCACGGTGAAACCCTGGTCGGCGTAGAACTGCTTGCTCGCGCCCACGTCGGTCACGCCGAGCTGCAGCACGATCTCGTCGATCCGCCGCGTGGCCGATCCGGTGTCCTTTTTGGACGAAGACGCCACCGTCCAGATCGTGCCGTCCGGGGCCTGGAACGCCCCGCCGTAACCCCAGAGCGACTTCGCCGCCGGTTTCACCACGGTTGCGCCGGCGGCGGAGGCGTCGTCGATGATGCCGCGAACGGCGGCCGGCTGGGACACCACCAACGACAGAGTGAACCCGCGGAAACCGGCTGCCGGCGCTTCCGCCGCCCGGATGCGTACGCGGTCGTTGATTTCGAAGGCGGCGGCGTAGAACGCTTCGGCCGCCGAGGTATCGGCGACCTCGAGAGTGACGTAGTCGAGGGTCGACATGGCCGCGAGTCTAACGCCGAGGGCGGCCAGGCTACGGGGAGGCGGTGAAGGCGAGGAGGAGCTTTCCCGTGGTGGGGTGGGTCAGGCGTACGCATTCGACGCGGAAGACATCGCGGACGAGTTCGGGGGTGAGGATGTCGGCCGGGGCTCCGGTGGCGACGACACGTCCGGCGTCGAGGACGTACAGCCGGTCGCAGTAGGAGGCGGCGAGGTTGAGGTCGTGGAGCACGCAGAGAGTCGTGCGGCGGAGCGCCCGGATCAGTTCGAGAAGGTCCAACGCCGCGTGGATGTCGAGGTGATTGGTCGGCTCGTCGAGCAGCAGCAGCGGGCTTTCCTGGGCGATCGCGCGAGCGACGAGGACGCGCTGCTTTTCACCACCGGACAGCGTGCCGATCGGGCGTTCCCGGTGGCCGGGGAGCCCGACGAGGGTCAAGGCCTCGGTGACGGCCGCGCGCACCGCCGGGCCGGTGCGGTCGAAGGCGCCCTGCCACGGTGCCCTGCCCAGCGCGACGATGTCTTCGACGGTGTGGTCGAAGTCCGTGACCGGCTCCTGGTGGACCAGCGCGACCCGGCGGGCTATCTGCCGCTGGCTGAGCGTGCCGACGAGGTCCCCGTCGAGCGCCACTTCGCCGCCGACGGGGTCGACGGCACGGAAAACGGTGCGCAGCAACGTGGTCTTGCCACTGCCGTTGGGACCGACGAGGCCGACGCGTTCGCCGTCGCGGACCATCAGGTCGCAGCCGGCGGTGATCGGTGCGCCGCCGAGTTCGACGGTGACCCGGGTCAGTTCGAGCCGCGTCATCGTCCGGCCCTGGACCGGCGGAGCAACCACAGGAACAGCGGAGCACCGAGCACGGACGTGACGATCCCGACCGGCAGTTCCGCGGGCCGGACGATCACCCGGCACAGCAGATCCACCGCGACGAGGTAGATCGCGCCGGCGAGCACGGCGATCGGGAGCACGCGGCGGTGATCCGGG contains these protein-coding regions:
- a CDS encoding ABC transporter ATP-binding protein; its protein translation is MTRLELTRVTVELGGAPITAGCDLMVRDGERVGLVGPNGSGKTTLLRTVFRAVDPVGGEVALDGDLVGTLSQRQIARRVALVHQEPVTDFDHTVEDIVALGRAPWQGAFDRTGPAVRAAVTEALTLVGLPGHRERPIGTLSGGEKQRVLVARAIAQESPLLLLDEPTNHLDIHAALDLLELIRALRRTTLCVLHDLNLAASYCDRLYVLDAGRVVATGAPADILTPELVRDVFRVECVRLTHPTTGKLLLAFTASP
- a CDS encoding putative glycolipid-binding domain-containing protein encodes the protein MMSRMKRMLFWTGADSWRAEVSEVEWSDTALTATGTQIGVAPLSYRLDYSLSVGEGFVTDRLEVTARGENWSRQLNLARLPDGTWTIGAEHQGTVDLPDPGGDPAAVTGALDCDLGRSPLTNVMPLRRHDLHKKPGAVDFLMAWVSVPDLSVHPSRQRYEHLRAPADGAGLVRYIGAHRAFEGELEVDEHGFVLTYPELGRRVPPPQPR
- a CDS encoding MFS transporter, translating into MTTISSPPPATLSTRRRWTVLAVCAAAMFLIGLDTTIVNVALPRIGSGLRTGTRGLQWVIDAYTIVFASLLITSGALADRFGRRRVFQIGLVTFGIASVLCAAASSPELLIAARALQGIGASMLGPVALGIVVNAMTDPGERAKAIGIWAAVFGLSMAAGPTVGGALLEVLDWRAVFWINAPVVATAVVLVALVVPESRSPHPRPLDLPGQFLLIVLIGLAVGTLIEAPRLGWAEVGALCLLLVVTAVVFVRVESRRSAPLIDPALFRTPAFTGSVLGAVVVFVALSTTLLLTTFSLQNARGWSPFEAGAAVLPLAVGATVFAPLSGILVARTGARMPLLFAGVLLGAGGACLFFLSENTGLAGLLLAYLLVGSGVGFANAPLTNIAVSSLPPERAGVAGGTTSTARQVGVSMGIAVAGGLIADVAPAGLAAAARPGWMIVALCGVALIGVATVVTRRR
- a CDS encoding glyoxalase, with protein sequence MSTLDYVTLEVADTSAAEAFYAAAFEINDRVRIRAAEAPAAGFRGFTLSLVVSQPAAVRGIIDDASAAGATVVKPAAKSLWGYGGAFQAPDGTIWTVASSSKKDTGSATRRIDEIVLQLGVTDVGASKQFYADQGFTVAKSYGRKYVEFGTGPVGLSLTKRGALAKVAGIPADGSGSHRLVLHGDAGTFTDPDGFAWETPA